TTTTATCTGTATAAAGCAGCATGGAATAAGAAAGAACCATTCGTACATTTATGTGGAAAACGCTATGTAGACCGTACAGAAGATGTAACGGAAGTGAAAGTATATTCCAACCAGTCCAAAATAACATTGGTTGTAGATGGAAAAGAATTTGAGACACAGACAGGAAAAACAATTTTCAAATTCAATGTGCCAATCTCAGGTGAGCATAAGATTACTGCAATTGCAGATTCTTGTACAGACAGCATTACAGTGAAAAAAGTGGAAGAAGAAAACCAAGATTACATTTTTATAAAACGTAGTCCGGTTACGAACTGGTTTGATGCAGATGAGTTAGATCCGGAATGTTTTTCAATCAATGATAAATTAGCAGAGATTAAAGCAAATCCAAAAGCAGGTGCAATCATTGATGAAATGATGGCAAAAGGAGCTTCTGACCGCGGAGATGTGGCAGATGCAGTAAAAGACAATCCGGGACTGCAGAGAATGATGGGACGCATGACACTCATAAGTCTGCTCAAGCAATCGGGTGCAGACGATGAAAGCATTAAACAGGTGAACCGCATTTTGCAGGGAATTAAGAAAGAAAACTAACAGATGCGACCGCGAGAAATCCGCAGGCATTATAGAAAGGATGATCAGAGTTATGGAAATGACCCTTAGATGGTATGGATCAAAATTTGATACTGTTACATTGGAGCAGATTCGTCAGATACCGGGAGTGACAGGAGTTATCACAACATTGTATGACACAGATCCGGGAGAGGTATGGAGCAGGGAACGTATTCGTGCATTGAAAGATGAAGTAGAAGCGGCAGGACTCCATATTTCAGGTATTGAGAGTGTGAATGTACATGATGCAATCAAGACAGGAAGTGCAGACAGAGATAAATATATTGACAACTACATTGAGACACTGGAGAATCTTGGAAAAGAGGATATCCATCTGGTATGTTATAATTTCATGCCTGTTTTTGACTGGACGAGAACAGAGCTTGCCCGTAAGCGACCGGATGGATCAACAGTTCTCGCTTATACACAGGAAGCTGTTGATGCACTGAATCCAGAAGACATGTTTGGCTCGATTGCTTCCGATATGAATGGCACAGTGATGCCGGGCTGGGAGCCAGAGCGTATGGAACATATCAAAGAACTGTTTGCAATGTATAAAGATATTGACGATGAAAAGCTCTTTGAAAATCTGAAGTATTTTCTTGAGCGTATCATGCCTGTATGTAATAAATATGATATTTACATGGCAATCCATCCAGATGATCCTGCATGGAGTGTGTTCGGACTGCCGCGTATCATTATTAACAAGGAAAATATTCTTCGCATGATGCATATGGTTGATGATCCGCACAATGGTGTTACATTCTGTTCAGGTTCTTATGGAACAAATCGTGAAAATAATCTTCCGGATATGATTCGTTCCTTAAAGGGAAGAATTCACTTTGCACATGTGCGTAATCTGAAGTTCCATACACCGACGAATTTTGAAGAAGCTGCACATCTCTCATCAGATGGCTCCTTCGATATGTTTGAGATCATGAAAGCACTCTATGATATCGGATTTGACGGACCGATCCGCCCGGATCACGGAAGAATGATCTGGGGAGAAAAGGCAATGCCAGGATATGGTCTATATGACCGTGCACTCGGGGCAACTTATCTTAATGGGTTGTGGGAAGCAATCACAAAGGAGGAGAAAAGGCATGAAGCTGTATAAGGAAGGTCTTAAAGATCATGCTTTATGGGAAGAGAAAGGTTATCAGCTTCCTAAATACAATCGTGAAAAGGTTGCAGATGCTACAAAGAAAAATCCGTTCTGGATACATTTTGGTGCAGGAAATATTTTCCGCGCATTCCATGCAAACGTAGTCCAGAACTTGTTGGATGCAGGTGCGCTTGAGCGCGGACTTATTGTGGCAGAAGGATATGATTATGAGATTATTGAGAAGATGAACCATCCGCATGACGATTATTCTATCCTTGTAACTTTAAAAGCAGATGGAACAATGGAAAAGAGTGTAACGGGAAGTGTCGTTGAGTCTCTTGCACTAGACAGTGAAAATGAAAACGCTTTTGGAAGACTAAAAGAAATCTTTGCTTCCGATTCCCTTCAGATGGCAACATTTACTATTACAGAAAAAGGTTACAGTGTGACTGACAGACATGGAGAGGTTGTTCCGGATGTAAAGAAAGATATTGAGAATGGACCGGAAAAACCATGCAGCTACATGGGAAAAGTGGCATCTCTTCTCTATACACGTTTTGAAAACGGAAGAAAACCAATCGCATTTGTAAGTACTGACAACTGTTCTCATAATGGAGACAAGCTGAGTACTGCCATCCTCACATTTGCAAGGGGATGGGCTTCTAACAAGTCTGTTTCACAGGAATTTGTGGAATATGTTTCCAATCCAAAGGAAGTATCTTTTCCATGGTCTATGATTGATAAGATCACACCACGTCCAAATGCCTCTGTGGAAGAAGTACTTCAGAACGATGGTGTGGAAGAAGTGGCTCCGATTATCACTTCAAAAAACACTTATGTTGCACCGTTCGTGAATGCAGAAGAATGTGAGTATCTCGTAATTGAAGATGCATTTCCGAATGGAAGACCTGCACTTGAAAAGGGCGGACTGATTTTTACAGATCGTGAGACAGTAGATAAAGTTGAGCGTATGAAAGTATGTACCTGCTTAAATCCACTTCACACTGCTCTTGCAGTATTTGGATGTCTGCTGGATTTCCAGCTTATTGCCGATGAGATGAAAGATGAAGATCTTAGACAACTGGTTGAAGTAATCGGATACAAAGAAGGGCTTCCGGTTGTGACAGATCCTAAGATTATTAACCCAAAGGATTTTATTGATACAGTTTTAAAAATCCGAATTCCAAATCCATTTATGCCGGATACACCACAGCGAATTGCGACAGATACTTCACAAAAACTTTCCATCCGTTTTGGTGAGACAATCAAAGCATATGAAAAATCAGAAGAGTTGAAAACTTCAGACTTGAAGCTGATTCCACTTGTGTTTGCAGGATGGCTTCGCTATCTGCTTGCTGTGGATGATAATGGAAATGCATTCGAACTTAGTCCGGATCCGATGTTGCAGAGCCTGAGCCCGGTATTTTCTAAGATACAGCTTGGTGAAACTGCTGAGATAGAAGAAATAATCCGTCCGATTTTGAAGGACAAGAAGATCTTTGGTGTGGACCTTTACGAAGTAGGGCTTGCAGAAAAGGTATGTGGTTATTTCAAAGAGATGCTACAGGGAACTGGTGCAGTCAGAGAAACTTTGAAAAAATATGTATGGGAAAAATAAATGGAGGCTCTTTAATGAAATCATTTATTCATGACGACTTCTTACTGACGAATGAGACAGCAAAGGAGCTTTATCACAATGCAGCAGAGACTATGCCGATCATTGATTTTCATAACCATCTGAGCCCAAAAGAAATCTATGAAGACCAGTGTTACGAGAATCTGACACAGGTATGGCTCGGTGGAGATCATTATAAATGGCGAGGGATGCGTGCCAATGGTGTACCAGAAAAATTAGTTACGGGAGATGGAGATCCTTATGAAAAGTTTCTTTCATGGGCAGAGACTGTGCAGAACAGTATAGGAAATCCACTATATCACTGGACACATTTGGAAATGAAAAGATATTTTAATATTGATGAAACACTTTCACCGGCTACAGCAGAGAAAATCTGGCAGATTGGAAAAGAACAGTTGCAAAGACCGGATCATTCCGTTAGAAATCTTCTTCGGATGCAGAATGTAGAAGTGCTTTGCACAACAGATGATCCGGCGGATGATCTGAAATATCATAAGCTTTTGGCACAGGACGAGACACTTGGATTTAAAGTGCTCCCGACATTTCGCCCGGGCTCTGTACTGGATATTGAAAATCCAGGATTTTCAAACTATATTACACATCTTGGGAAAGTTGCAAAAACTGATATTACAACACTACACGGACTGTTTGAGGCTCTTGAGAAAAGACTGGATTATTTCGTGGAAAATGGATGTCATGTAACGGATCATAGTCTGGAAAAGGATTTCTATCGTCCGGATACGACATTCGAGGAAGTATCATACATTTATACGAAGGCATTAGGCAATATTCCGCTCACAAATAATGAAGCAGCTGCATTTCGCGGTTTTGTTTTAAAGAATCTTGGTCAGATGTATGCAGAGCGATCTCTTGCAATGCAGCTTCATATTGGTGCGCTGCGGAATACTTCTACAAGATTATATGAAAAACTGGGTGCAGATATCGGATGTGACAGCCTGAATGATTTCAACTATGCACCGCAACTTGCAGGGCTGCTGGATTCTATGGATGTTACAGATAGTCTTC
This Ruminococcus hominis DNA region includes the following protein-coding sequences:
- the uxuA gene encoding mannonate dehydratase → MEMTLRWYGSKFDTVTLEQIRQIPGVTGVITTLYDTDPGEVWSRERIRALKDEVEAAGLHISGIESVNVHDAIKTGSADRDKYIDNYIETLENLGKEDIHLVCYNFMPVFDWTRTELARKRPDGSTVLAYTQEAVDALNPEDMFGSIASDMNGTVMPGWEPERMEHIKELFAMYKDIDDEKLFENLKYFLERIMPVCNKYDIYMAIHPDDPAWSVFGLPRIIINKENILRMMHMVDDPHNGVTFCSGSYGTNRENNLPDMIRSLKGRIHFAHVRNLKFHTPTNFEEAAHLSSDGSFDMFEIMKALYDIGFDGPIRPDHGRMIWGEKAMPGYGLYDRALGATYLNGLWEAITKEEKRHEAV
- a CDS encoding mannitol dehydrogenase family protein, with amino-acid sequence MKLYKEGLKDHALWEEKGYQLPKYNREKVADATKKNPFWIHFGAGNIFRAFHANVVQNLLDAGALERGLIVAEGYDYEIIEKMNHPHDDYSILVTLKADGTMEKSVTGSVVESLALDSENENAFGRLKEIFASDSLQMATFTITEKGYSVTDRHGEVVPDVKKDIENGPEKPCSYMGKVASLLYTRFENGRKPIAFVSTDNCSHNGDKLSTAILTFARGWASNKSVSQEFVEYVSNPKEVSFPWSMIDKITPRPNASVEEVLQNDGVEEVAPIITSKNTYVAPFVNAEECEYLVIEDAFPNGRPALEKGGLIFTDRETVDKVERMKVCTCLNPLHTALAVFGCLLDFQLIADEMKDEDLRQLVEVIGYKEGLPVVTDPKIINPKDFIDTVLKIRIPNPFMPDTPQRIATDTSQKLSIRFGETIKAYEKSEELKTSDLKLIPLVFAGWLRYLLAVDDNGNAFELSPDPMLQSLSPVFSKIQLGETAEIEEIIRPILKDKKIFGVDLYEVGLAEKVCGYFKEMLQGTGAVRETLKKYVWEK
- the uxaC gene encoding glucuronate isomerase encodes the protein MKSFIHDDFLLTNETAKELYHNAAETMPIIDFHNHLSPKEIYEDQCYENLTQVWLGGDHYKWRGMRANGVPEKLVTGDGDPYEKFLSWAETVQNSIGNPLYHWTHLEMKRYFNIDETLSPATAEKIWQIGKEQLQRPDHSVRNLLRMQNVEVLCTTDDPADDLKYHKLLAQDETLGFKVLPTFRPGSVLDIENPGFSNYITHLGKVAKTDITTLHGLFEALEKRLDYFVENGCHVTDHSLEKDFYRPDTTFEEVSYIYTKALGNIPLTNNEAAAFRGFVLKNLGQMYAERSLAMQLHIGALRNTSTRLYEKLGADIGCDSLNDFNYAPQLAGLLDSMDVTDSLPRTILYYLNPKDGPMLAAMAGNYQSNSDGIRGKVQLGTAWWFCDHKRGMEDQMDALADTGMIANFIGMLTDSRSFLSFPRHEYFRRILCNKIGSWVENGEYPKDMEYLKQMIKRVCHDNAEMYFRF